A genomic segment from Phragmites australis chromosome 6, lpPhrAust1.1, whole genome shotgun sequence encodes:
- the LOC133920890 gene encoding ATG8-interacting protein 1-like, with translation MEPDQSGNEQSSPRGNDWEVVQLTASAYASAPASRRLEPSEEAEAKKYGPKGDDDSAAALLMSGHFSVSRNEVESLLIGTDSKERQKELCSQDAVSDECNDEKYQETCKHKLKDDLPRIPSFDKGKSLSLVDMEFDDGKTLQGMSLVGEEPVGFSPPGYSAIDAEKDLSWSATESKNEKKTEESTLHKVNPITGSSKAVASGEQNKPDGSGFPRDAWLKKQLLSLYKNAKESNKFWPIVAAAAALIGMAYFGRRWQKGKLQLQPVKLQPSSSKEKINHAVGPLNRIKDILVAGNYQSPGVHGHA, from the exons ATGGAGCCTGACCAGAGTGGTAACGAGCAGAGCTCTCCACGCGGGAACGATTGGGAAGTTGTGCAACTGACTGCATCAGCATACGCATCTGCACCTGCTTCAAGAAGACTTGAACCTTCTGAGGAGGCTGAAGCTAAGAAGTATGGCCCAAAAGGGGATGATGATTCAGCGGCTGCACTGTTGATGTCTGGCCATTTCTCGGTGTCTCGGAATGAAGTTGAGAGCCTCCTCATAGGCACAGACAGCAAGGAGCGACAGAAGGAGCTTTGCAGCCAAGATGCAGTTTCTGACGAGTGTAATGATGAGAAGTACCAAGAAACCTGCAAGCATAAGTTGAAGGATGACCTTCCCAGGATTCCATCCTTCGACAAAGGGAAAAGCCTTTCCTTGGTTGATATGGAGTTTGATGATGGCAAAACATTGCAAGGCATGAGTTTGGTTGGGGAAGAGCCTGTTGGGTTTTCACCACCTGGTTACAGCGCCATCGATGCTGAAAAGGATTTAAGCTGGTCAGCTACTGAGAgtaaaaatgagaagaaaactGAGGAGTCAACTTTGCACAAAGTGAACCCCATCACTGGTTCATCAAAGGCTGTTGCATCTGGTGAACAGAACAAACCTGATGGTTCTGGATTCCCACGTGATGCCTGGTTGAAGAAGCAACTTTTATCACTGTACAAGAATGCAAAGGAAAGTAATAAGTTCTGGCCTATAgttgcggctgctgctgctttgaTTGGCATGGCGTATTTTGGGCGGCGCTGGCAAAAGGGCAAGTTGCAGCTTCAGCCTGTCAAATTGCAACCTTCTAGCAGCAAGGAG AAAATTAATCATGCGGTTGGACCTTTAAACCGTATCAAGGACATTCTTGTTGCCGGCAATTACCAAAGTCCCGGTGTGCATGGACATGCCTGA
- the LOC133920891 gene encoding rRNA 2'-O-methyltransferase fibrillarin 2-like: protein MRPPRGRGGGGRGFGGRGDGGGRGGGGRGFGGRGGRGDRGGRGGGGGRTPRGRGGRGGRGVGMRGGSKAVVVPHKHDGVFISKSKEDALCTKNMVPGESVYGEKRVSVQNEDGTKVEYRVWNPFRSKLAAAVLGGVDNIWIAPGTRVLYLGAASGTTVSHVSDIVGPTGLVYAVEFSHRSGRDLVNMAKKRTNVIPIIEDARHPARYRMLVGMVDVIFSDVAQPDQARILALNASYFLKNGGHFVISIKANCIDSTMPAEAVFASEVDKLKADQFKPSEQVTLEPFERDHACVVGGYRMPKKQKATS, encoded by the exons atggcggcggccgcggcggtggTGGCAGGGGATTCGGGGGTAGAGGCGGGAGAGGAGACAGaggcgggagaggtggaggCGGTGGCAGGACGCCCAGAGGCCGCGGTGGTCGCGGTGGCCGCGGTGTTGGCATGAGGGGCGGGAGCAAGGCGGTGGTGGTGCCGCACAAGCACGACGGCGTCTTCATCTCCAAATCCAAGGAGGACGCTCTCTGCACCAAGAACATGGTCCCCGGCGAGTCCGTCTACGGAGAGAAGCGCGTCTCTGTTCAG AATGAGGATGGGACAAAGGTTGAGTACAGGGTGTGGAACCCCTTTCGTTCCAAGCTGGCTGCTGCCGTGCTTGGTGGTGTTGACAACATCTGGATT GCTCCTGGTACACGTGTGCTGTATCTTGGCGCTGCCTCAGGTACAACTGTATCTCATGTGTCTGATATCGTTGGACCG ACTGGGTTGGTCTATGCTGTTGAGTTCTCACACAGGAGTGGAAGGGACCTTGTCAACATGGCTAAGAAGAGGACCAATGTGATCCCCATTATTGAGGATGCTAGGCACCCTGCTAGGTACCGGATGTTGGTTGGCATGGTTGATGTTATCTTCTCTGATGTTGCACAGCCAGACCAG GCTAGGATCTTAGCCCTTAATGCCTCGTACTTCTTGAAGAATGGTGGTCATTTTGTCATTTCGATCAAG GCGAATTGTATCGACTCCACCATGCCTGCTGAGGCTGTCTTTGCCAGTGAAGTGGACAAGCTGAAGGCCGATCAGTTCAAGCCGTCGGAGCAGGTGACCCTGGAGCCCTTCGAGCGTGACCACGCATGCGTCGTTGGTGGTTACAGGATGCCCAAGAAGCAAAAGGCTACGTCTTAA